In one window of Trueperaceae bacterium DNA:
- a CDS encoding YpdA family putative bacillithiol disulfide reductase: MLDLIIVGAGPIGIGAAILAKRAGLSYRVIEKGAVVEAIRRYPVGMLFFTTSERLEVGGHPLVSAVDKPTRKEALDYYRKVVANERLEVSTYTEVVAIERTLVEGSEPAFEVRTRRAEPWRRHDRVEGVAYARTVVVATGYFDNPKLLGVQGEDLPHVSHYYDEGHGHYGRNVVIVGAGSSAADAALDLYRAGANVTIIHRGEDFRRSLKYWVRPNLENRVKEGSIAARFGATVKAITPEEVVVEEAGKEDTLPADRVFLLTGYCAKPDLLAAAGVAIDGPTSAARLDPATFETNVPGLFVVGSAGFGTRTSDVFIENGLVHAEVALATIANRLARKRALGDKRPDGPVFPLEG, from the coding sequence ATGTTGGATCTGATCATCGTCGGCGCCGGCCCCATCGGGATCGGCGCCGCCATCCTCGCCAAGCGCGCCGGCCTCTCGTACCGCGTGATCGAGAAGGGAGCCGTGGTGGAGGCCATCCGGCGCTACCCGGTCGGCATGCTCTTCTTCACCACCTCCGAGCGCCTCGAGGTAGGCGGCCACCCCCTCGTCTCGGCGGTAGACAAGCCGACACGCAAGGAGGCGCTCGACTACTACAGGAAGGTCGTCGCCAACGAGCGGCTCGAGGTGAGCACCTACACGGAGGTCGTGGCCATAGAACGCACGCTCGTCGAAGGCTCTGAGCCCGCGTTCGAGGTGCGCACCCGGCGCGCCGAGCCGTGGCGCCGGCATGACCGTGTGGAGGGCGTCGCGTACGCACGCACCGTGGTCGTGGCGACGGGTTACTTCGACAACCCCAAGCTCCTGGGAGTACAGGGCGAGGACCTCCCCCACGTCTCCCACTACTACGACGAGGGGCACGGCCACTACGGCAGGAACGTGGTGATCGTCGGAGCGGGCTCGAGCGCGGCTGACGCGGCCCTCGACCTCTACCGCGCCGGCGCGAACGTGACCATCATCCACCGCGGCGAGGACTTCCGGCGCAGCCTCAAGTACTGGGTGAGGCCGAACCTCGAGAACCGCGTGAAGGAAGGCTCGATCGCTGCCCGGTTCGGTGCCACGGTGAAGGCCATAACGCCCGAGGAGGTGGTCGTCGAGGAGGCGGGCAAGGAGGACACGCTGCCGGCCGATCGCGTCTTCCTGCTGACGGGCTACTGCGCGAAGCCGGACCTCCTGGCCGCAGCCGGGGTGGCGATAGACGGCCCCACGTCGGCGGCCCGGCTGGACCCGGCGACGTTCGAGACCAACGTGCCCGGCCTGTTCGTCGTCGGCTCCGCAGGCTTCGGCACGCGCACGTCGGACGTCTTCATCGAGAACGGCCTCGTGCACGCCGAGGTCGCGCTCGCCACCATCGCCAACCGCCTGGCGCGCAAGCGGGCGCTAGGCGACAAGCGCCCTGATGGTCCGGTCTTCCCCCTGGAGGGCTGA